TCAGCCACATATCCGACTGCCGGTTCAGCTCGGAGACCGAGTGGGTGCGGAAGAAGTCCCGGGTGATCCGCCGGCCGGTCGCCTCGTCATTGATGTGCTTGGCACCGTTCTCGCAGTACTCGTTCATGTGCCGGTGCCCCGGTGCCGGGTCCGACCAGGCACAGCCCGGACAGTCGATCCCGTCGACCTGGTTCATGGTCAACAGCGTCGTCGCGGTCGTGCGGAGCGTCGCCTCTTCGAGGGAATACTCCAACGCGTGCGTCACAGCGGGCACTCCCGCCGCCCACTTCTTGGGCGGAGTCACAGTCAGCCGCTCGTCCGGCTCCTGCTTCGGTGCCTTCTTCATGAGGAATGCCTCTCGCTCTGCCGTACGGGACGCCCAAATCCCCCATATAAGTTGATGCTGTGTCATAGCGGATTCCGTGTCACGCAGCCCAGCCGACCAGTCACCCCTGTCCGGCAGGGCCGACGACACCCGCGGCGGGTCACACGGTTGTTCAGCCGACGGTCCGGCTCGCCGCAGAGCGGTTCAGAGACGGCCCACCGCCGTCGTACGCTTCAGCCGACGGGCCACTTGGGGACCCGGCTCCTCGGCGGCTCCGGCTCCGCCGGCCGCACCCGGCCGTTGCGGATCGAGCCCCGCCACGCCCCACTCGCGTCCCCCAGCCCTTCGATGAACTCCTTGAAATTCCCCAGCTCATCGCGCACCACACGCCGCGTCATCTTCGACGGATCCGTCAGCCGGCCCACCACTCCACGCGGCCTGACCTGCATCCGCACCGTGACCACGGTCCGGTCCGGAGCCATCGAACGAAACGACACCTCACCCCAATGCCACGGATCACGTTCCGTACTCCGCCAGGCAACCAGCGAATCCGGTTCCTGCTCCACGATCTCCGCCCGGAACTCGCGACGCCACGGGCCCACCCTCACCGCCCATCGCGTCATCGCAGGGCTCACTTGATCCACCCGCTTCACCGCGGACATGAACCGCGGAAAGCTCTTGAACTGCGTCCACTGGTCGTACGCCGTACGCACCGGGACCGCGATCTCAACCGACTCTTGAATGGTGTTCATGGCCTACCAAAGGTGAATGGTGTTCATGGCCTACCAATTTCCAGGCGCCGACATCTTGTTTCCAGGCGCCGATACCTTGAGTGTCACCGCATCATCTGCACGCCGCCACGTGGATCATCGGCCCACCCGCCCATGCGCCAGGTAGGGAGCGGACCTCCCCATTGCCGCGGTGGCCGGGCTGCGGAGCAGGCACTCATCAGCCGAACGGGTGACGCAGCGCCGGTGAACGAGCGACGGAAGCGGCCGGTCTTGCATCGGGCTCGGCGTTCGCCGGTCGGCCGCCCCTGAGGAACGCGATCCGGATGAAGGAGACCTGACGGAGGCAGGCGAAACGCCGCCGTTATCCTTTCCGTCGTCCCGGAAACCGGCGAACATGCCGCGTCATGGACATCTTGCTCGTCGTCAGCGCGTTCAACAGCCTTTCCCAGCGCGTCTACGCCGAACTGTCGGACCTCGGACACCAGGTGGACGTCGTTCTCGCCCCGCACGGCCCCGAAGCGGTCCGTGCCGCCGTACGCGAGCTGCGCCCGGAGTTGATCATCGCCCCGATGCTGAAGACGGCGCTGCCCGAGGACGTGTGGCGGGAGCACACCTGCCTCGTCGTGCACCCGGGGCCGCCTGGCGACCGTGGGCCTTCCTCACTGGACTGGGCGATCGCCGCGGAGGCGCCGGACTGGGGGGTGACGGTACTCCAGGCCGAGGCGGCGATGGACGCGGGCGACATCTGGGCGGCGGAGTCGTTCGCGGTATCGCCGGTGGGCAAGAGCGACCTGTACCGCAACGAGGTCTCCGACGCCGCCTCGGCCGCCGTGCTGATGGCCGTACGGCGATACTCCGACGGGGCATTCAAACCGCGGCCGCAGCGCGATCCGGCCGTCCGCGTGGTGTGGCGCGACTTCTTCCGCCAGGAGCGACGAAGGATCGACTGGGCGAACGACACCACGGAGACGGTGCTGCGCAAGCTCCGCGGGGCCGACTCTCAGCCGGGCGTCCTGGACGAGCTCATGGGCCGAGAACTGTTCCTGCACGGCGGGCACCCCGAGGACGAACTGCGCGGACGCCCCGGTGACGTGCTCGCGACGCGAGCGGGAGCCATCTGCCGGGCCACCCGGGACGGAGCGGTGTGGATTCCGGAACTGCGCCCCCGCAAGAACTCCGGCGACCCCGCGCCGTTCCGTCGCCCCGCGGCCTCCGTTCTCGCCTCCTTCCTGGCGCAGCCCGGCGCCGCGTCGCCAGCGGAGTGCTCGCGCTCCGGTGACCGCCCGTCCTGGCTTCCGGAGGCCACCGTCGCGCTCGAACTTCCCCGCGATCGACGCACCTGGACCGACATCCGGTACCGGCAGCGCGGCGACATCGGCTTCCTGACCTTCTCCTTTCCAGGCGGGGCGATGAGCACCGACCACTGCCGCAGGCTGCTCGCCGCCTACCGGTACGCGCTCACCCGCCCCACCTCGGTGCTCGTCCTCGGCGGTGCGCGCGACTTCTTCTCCAACGGCATCCACCTGAACGTCATCGAGGCGGCCGCCGACCCGGCCGCCGAGTCCTGGGCCAACCTCAAGGCCATCGACGACCTGGTCGAGGCGGTGCTGTGCACCACCGACCGACTCGTGGTCGCGGCGCTCGGCGGCAACGCGGCGGCCGGCGGTCTCATGCTCGCCCTGGCCGCCGACCAGGTGTGGTGCCGTGCGGGCGCCGTCCTCAACCCGCACTACCGGCGAATGGGCCTGTACGGCTCGGAGTTCTGGACGTACACGCTGCCGCGCCGCGCCGGCGCGGAAACGGCCCTGCGGCTGACGACCGAGGCGTTGCCGGTAAGCGCCGGGACAGCCGCGCGGGACGGGCTGGTGGACCGTCTGGTACCGGTCGCGGCACGGGACTTCGCCGCCGAGGTCGAGCGAATGGCGGCTGCGCTCCTCGACGCCCCGGAAGACCTTCGACGACGGATCGCCGCGAAGGCCGCGACACGGCGTGCGGACGAGGAGGAACGACCGCTCGCCGAGTACCGGCGGGCCGAACTCGCCCGTATGCGCGCCACCTTCTTCGATCCGCACGCCCCGTACCACGCCCTGCGGTCGGCCTTCGTTCGGAAGCTGCCCGGCGGCTGCGCCCGGCCGCTGTCCCCGGCCGACGAGCAGGCCACCGGGGGCATCCGATGACTAGGTCAGGTACGCGTCTGCTGGTGGCGGGCGTCGGCAACATCTTCCTCGCCGACGACGCCTTCGGCCCCGAGGTGATCCGCGCCCTGGACCGGCGCCCGCTGCCGCCCGAAGTGCGTGTGCGGGACTTCGGCATCCGCGGCCTGGACCTTGCGTACGAGCTGCTGAACGACTACGCCACCGCCGTCCTGGTCGATGCGGCCGCACGCGGCCATCGGCCCGGCACCCTGTCGTTGATCGAGCCGGAACTCCCGCACGGCGCGCGGGCCACCGCCCCGCCCGAGGCCCATGGCATGGACCCGGCGAAGGTCCTGGCCCTGGCCGCCCACCTGGGCGACGAAACGCTACCGCGCGTCCTCGTGCTCGCCTGCGAGCCCCAGGTGCGGCCACGCGGCGACGAAGACATCCTGCCCGGCGTCAGCGCACCGGTGCGCGACGCGGTCGGCCAAGCCGTCGAGGCACTGCACGCCATGGTTCCCGTGCTGCTCGCCGACCCCGCGGCTACACCTCCGTTGAGCCGCCAGGAGGAATCCGCGGACCTGTCCGCGGCCGGGCTCGCGCTCCCGGTCGCCGGTGGCGCCGAGGATCGCTGGCGGAACGACTTTGCCCCGACTGTCACCACAGCTCATCGCGAGGAGCAGCGCCCCATGTGCGATTCCGCGGACGTCACCCACGCCGTCCTGGCCAAGAACGACGGCCTGGCCGAAAGCCTGCGCGCCGACCTGGCCCGGCGCGGGGTGAGCGAGGTCAATCTGCTGTCCAGCCCGGGCAGCGGCAAGACGGAACTGCTCGGACGCGTGCTGGCCCGTGCGCTGGAGCGGCGTATCCCGGTGGCCGCGCTCACCGCGGACCTCGCCACGGAGAACGACGCCCACCGACTGGCCCGTTCAGGAGCACCGGTCAAGCAGCTCCTGACCGACGGGCTGTGCCACCTGGAGGCCCGGCAGCTGCGCGGCCACGTGGAGAGCTGGCTGCCGCAGGACACCGCGCTGCTCTTCGTGGAGAACGTCGGCAACCTCGTCTGCCCCGCGTCCTACGACCTCGGGGAAAGCCTGCGCATCGTGCTCATGGCGGTGACGGAGGGCGAGGACAAGCCGCTGAAGTACCCCACCGCCTTCGGCTCCGCCCACCTGGTCGTGCTCACCAAGACCGACCTGGCCGAGCCCGCGGGCTTCGACGAAGACTCCTTCAACGCCCATGTGCAGCGGGTCAATCCCGGGGTGGAGGTCGTACGGACCTGCGCCCGCACCGGCGACGGAGTCGACGCCGTCCTGGAGCGCGTGCTCGCCGCGCGCGACGGGGGCCCGGTTCACCGGCCGCCCCTCGCACCCCACCCCCACGGCCATACCCATGTCGACCCCCGGGGCGCATCCGGCCTCACCGCCGGCCGCGTCTCGTGACAGCGCCCACCACCCAGGCGGTGCGCCGCCGCGTCACCGTACGCGGCACCGTGCAGGGCGTGGGTTTCCGCCCGTACGTGCACCGCCTGGCCACCGGCCTCGCGCTGACCGGCTTCGTGAGCAACACGGCGTACGGCGTGCTCATCGAGGTCGAGGGACCACCGGACGACGTCGCACGGTTCCGCGACCGGCTGCCCGCCGAGTTGCCGCCGCTGGCCGCCGTCACCGAGGTCGCGATCGAGGACCTGCCCGCCACCGGGGCCGACGACGCCTTCACGATCCGCTCGACCGAGCAGTCCCCGGGACGCACCCTCCTCCCGCCCGACACCGCGACCTGCGGCGACTGCCTACGCGAGCTGGCCGATCCTGCCGACCGCCGCCATCGGCACCCCTTCGTCACCTGCACCCACTGCGGGCCCCGCTTCACCATCGCCACCGGGATGCCGTACGACCGGGCCGTCACGACCATGGCCGACTTCCCGATGTGCCCCGCCTGCGCCCGGGAGTACGGCGACCCCGGCGACCGCCGCTTCCACGCCCAGCCCGTAGCGTGCCCCGACTGCGGCCCCAGGCTGCGCCTCGTGCCCGCGCCCGGCAGCGGCATCCGCGCCGCCAGGGACGCCGAGGCGCTGACGACGGCGCGGGCGCTGCTGACCGCCGGTCGGATCGTCGCCGTGAAGGGCCTCGGCGGTTACCACCTGGCCTGCGACGCCACCGACGCACGCGCCGTCGACAAGCTGCGCACCCGCAAGGAGCGGGGCGACAAGCCGTTCGCGGTGATGTGCGCGGACCTCGCCACCGTGCAGCGGATCGCCGCGGTGTCCGCGGCCGAGCGCGCCGCCCTCACCAGCGCCCGGCGTCCGATCGTCCTGCTGCGCCGGCACGCGTCGAACCTCGCTCCCGATGTGTGCCCCGGCAGCCCCCACCTCGGCGTGATGCTGCCGTACACCCCTGTCCACACCCTGCTGTTCGGCCTGCCGGGCGATCCGCCCGGCCCGCCCGCGCTGGTCATGACGAGCGGCAACCGCTCCGGCGAGCCGATCGTCACGGACGACGACGAGGCGCTGACCCGGCTGGCCGGGCTGGCCGACGCCTGGCTCGCCCACGACCGGGTCATCGCCTCCCCGTGCGACGACTCGCTGCTGCGGGTACGCCCCGACGGCACCGAACAGGTGCTGCGCCGCTCCCGCGGGTACGTGCCCCGGCCGCTGCGTCTGCCGGTCGCGGTGCGTCCCGCGCTCGCGGTGGGCGGCGATCTGAAGAACGCGCTGTGTGTCGGCGAGGGCGACCAGGCCTGGTTCGGCCCGCACATCGGTGACATGGGCGACCTGACCACCCTGGAGGCCGCGCAGCGCGCGGAGCGGCGGTTGCGGAGCCTGACCGGTGTGAGCCCCGAACTCGTCGCCGCGGACCGGCACCCGGCCTACCACTCGACTCGGTGGGCTCGCCGACATGCCCGCCAACTGACAGCTTCGGACGCTGCGTTCGTCCAGCACCACCACGCGCACATCGCCTCGGCCATGGCCCAGCACGGCCTCGACGGCACCACCCCCGTGATCGGCGTCGCGTTCGACGGCACCGGGTACGGCGACGACGGCACCGTCTGGGGCGGCGAGGTCCTGCTCGCGGACTTCACCGGCTACCGGCGTTTCGCCCATCTGGCGCCCGCGCCGCTCCCCGGCGGCGACGCGGGCGTGGCCAACCCGTGCCGTCTGGCGCTGGCGCGGCTGTGGGCCGCCGGCCTGCCGTGGGACGCGGACCTGCCCAGCGTCGCCGCCTGCGCGCCAGAGGAACTGGCCGTACTGGAACGGCAGGTGACGCGCCAGGTGGCCTGCGTGCCGACCTCCAGCATGGGACGGCTCTTCGACGCGGTGTCGTCCCTCGCGGGTGTGTGCCACCGCGTGGGATACGAGGCCCAGGCCGCCCTGGAGTTGGAGGCCGCGGCCGCTGCGGCCTGGGGCGCCGACGCCACGGCGTACGCCTTCGGCGTCGGCACCGGTCCCGTGCGGTGGGACCCGGCCCCGGTGCTGAGCGCGATCGTCGCCGACCTGCGGCGCGGCACCCCGGCACCGCTGATCGCCGCGCGCTTCCACCGCGGCGTCGCGCAGGCGGTGTCGGAGATCTGCAGGCGTGCACGCCGGACCACCGGTCTGGCCACCGTGGCCCTCACCGGCGGCGTCTTCGCCAACGCGCTGCTGGAGGAGGGCTGCACGGAACTGCTCGCCGCCGACGGCTTCACCGTACTGCGCCACGGCGAAGTCCCCCCGAACGACGGCGGTTTGGCCCTGGGCCAGCTGGTGGTCGCGGCGCACCTACGACAGGAGGAGTGACCCATGTGTTTGGCAGTGCCCGGCAAGGTCGTGGCCATCGACGGCAGCGCCGACCCGCTCACCGGGCTGATCGACTTCGGCGGCGTGCAGAAGCAGGCGTGTCTGGAGTACGTCCCCGATGTCCGGGTCGGCGAGTACGTCATTGTGCACGTCGGCTTCGCGCTCCAGCGCCTGGATGAGGAGTCGGCGCTGGCCTCCTTGAAGCTCTTCGAGGAACTGGGGCTGCTGGAGGAGGAGTTCGGCGACGCCTGGGAACAGGCGGCGCAGGAGGACGGAACCTCAGCGGCATCGGAGCGCGAGAACAGCGGGAGTGAGGCGCGATGAAGTACATCGACGAGTTCAACGACCCGGATCTCGCACGGCGGTTGCTGGACGAGATCCATGCCACCGCCACCCACCCGTGGGCGCTGATGGAGGTGTGCGGAGGGCAGACCCACTCCATCATCCGACACGGAATCGACCAACTCCTCCCCGAGCAGGTCGAGTTGATCCACGGCCCCGGCTGCCCCGTCTGCGTCACCCCGCTGGACGTCATCGACCAGGCGCTGGAGATCGCTTCGCGGCAAGGGGTGATCTTCTGCTCCTTCGGCGACATGCTCCGCGTTCCGGGCAGCGACCGCGACCTGTTCCGGGTCAAGGGCGAGGGGGGCGACGTACGCGTGGTCTACTCCCCGCTGGACGCCCTGGAGTTGGCCCGCCGGAACCCGGACCGGGAGGTGGTGTTCTTCGCGATCGGCTTCGAGACCACCGCCCCCGCCAACGCCATGGCCGTGCACCAGGCCCGCCGCCTGGGCCTGACCAACTTCAGCCTGCTGGTGTCCCATGTGCGGGTACCCCCGGCCATCGAGGCCATCATGACCTCCCCGGTCTGCCGGGTGCAGGGCTTCCTGGCCGCCGGCCACGTGTGCAGCGTGATGGGCACGGCCGAGTATCCGCAGCTCGCCGAGCGGTTCGGCGTACCGCTCGTGGTGACGGGGTTCGAACCGCTGGACATCCTCGAGGGCATTCGCCGGGCGGTGCGCCAACTGGAGCGCGGTGAGCACCGGGTGGAGAACGCGTACGCGCGGGCCGTGCGCGAGGCGGGCAACCCGGCCGCCCTGCGCATGATCGAGGAGGTGTTCGAGGTCACCGACCGCAACTGGCGCGGCATCGGACGCATCCCGCTGAGCGGGTGGCGGCTGGCCAAGGCCTTTCGGGCGTACGACGCCGAGCACCGCTTCGACGTCGGCGGCATCCGCACCGAGGAACCGGCCGAATGCCGCAGCGGCGAGGTGCTCCAGGGGCTGATCAAGCCGACCGAGTGCGCCGCGTTCGGCACCACCTGCACCCCGCGCACCCCGCTCGGCGCGACCATGGTCTCCAGCGAGGGCGCCTGCGCCGCCTACTACCTGTACCGCCGGATGAACGGCCCGACGCCCCAGGCCACCCGGGCCACGCGCGAGGAGATGAACCCCGTTGCCTGAGCTCGCCGACACCATCGATCCCGCCCGGTGGACCTGCCCCGCCCCCCTGCGCGACCAGCCCGTCGTGGTCATGGGGCACGGCGGAGGAGGCGCCCTCTCCGCCGAGCTCATGGAGCAGGTGTTCGCTCCCGCCTACGGCAACGCCACCCTCGCCGCGCTCACCGACTCCGCCGTGCTCCAACTGGGCGGCGCCCGGCTGGCGTTCTCCACCGACTCCTATGTGGTCAGGCCGCTGTTCTTCCCCGGCGGCAGCCTCGGCGACCTGGCGGTCAACGGCACGGTCAACGACCTGGCGATGAGCGGCGCCAGGCCCGCCTACCTGTCCGCCGCCTTCGTACTTGAGGAGGGCGTTGAGCTGACCGTGGTCGAGCGCATCGCGCGCGCCATGGGGGCGGCGGCCGAGACGGCCGGGGTCACCATCGCCACGGGTGACACCAAGGTGGTGGAGTCCGGGCACGGCGACGGTGTGTACGTCACCACCGCCGGGGTCGGGCTCGTGCCCGACGGGGTGGACATCCGCCCCCAGCGGGCGCGGCCCGGCGACGCCGTCATCGTCAGCGGTCCCATCGGCCTCCACGGCGTGGCGATCATGAGCGTGCGGGAGGGGCTGGAGTTCGGCGTCGAGATCGCCAGCGACACCGCGCCGCTGGCGGACCTGGTGGCCGCCATGCTGTCCGTCACCCCGGACATCCACGTGCTCCGCGACCCCACCCGCGGCGGCCTGGCCGCGTCCCTCAACGAGATCGCCCGCGCCTCGGGCACCGGCGTCCGGCTGAACGAGCGCGTCATCCCGGTGCCGGACGCCGTGGCCAACGCCTGCGGCTTCCTGGGCCTCGACCCTCTCTACGTCGCCAACGAGGGGCGACTGGTGGCCTTCGTACCCGGGTCGGCGGCGGATGAGGTCCTCGCGGCGATGCGCGCCCACCCGCAGGGCGCTGGTGCCACGCTGATCGGGGAGTGCGTCGCCGAGCACCCCGGCATGGTCGTGGTTTCGACCGGCCTCGGTGGCACACGCGTGGTCGACCTGCCGCTCGGGGAGCAACTGCCGCGCATCTGCTGATGCGCGCACGGGTGGCCCCGCCGGCGCGTACAGCTCCGGCGGGGCCACCCGTGCGTGTCAGGCCGATGCCCGTAACGACTCGATACCGGTGATCGCCAGCTCCCGCCCGCTGCGCAGGTCGTTGGACGGCTGATCGCAGCGCGGGCACCAGAAAAACGGGGGCATGCCCACCGCGAACTCCTCGGCACACGGG
This genomic interval from Streptomyces dengpaensis contains the following:
- a CDS encoding SRPBCC family protein, whose translation is MNTIQESVEIAVPVRTAYDQWTQFKSFPRFMSAVKRVDQVSPAMTRWAVRVGPWRREFRAEIVEQEPDSLVAWRSTERDPWHWGEVSFRSMAPDRTVVTVRMQVRPRGVVGRLTDPSKMTRRVVRDELGNFKEFIEGLGDASGAWRGSIRNGRVRPAEPEPPRSRVPKWPVG
- a CDS encoding hydrogenase maturation protein — encoded protein: MDILLVVSAFNSLSQRVYAELSDLGHQVDVVLAPHGPEAVRAAVRELRPELIIAPMLKTALPEDVWREHTCLVVHPGPPGDRGPSSLDWAIAAEAPDWGVTVLQAEAAMDAGDIWAAESFAVSPVGKSDLYRNEVSDAASAAVLMAVRRYSDGAFKPRPQRDPAVRVVWRDFFRQERRRIDWANDTTETVLRKLRGADSQPGVLDELMGRELFLHGGHPEDELRGRPGDVLATRAGAICRATRDGAVWIPELRPRKNSGDPAPFRRPAASVLASFLAQPGAASPAECSRSGDRPSWLPEATVALELPRDRRTWTDIRYRQRGDIGFLTFSFPGGAMSTDHCRRLLAAYRYALTRPTSVLVLGGARDFFSNGIHLNVIEAAADPAAESWANLKAIDDLVEAVLCTTDRLVVAALGGNAAAGGLMLALAADQVWCRAGAVLNPHYRRMGLYGSEFWTYTLPRRAGAETALRLTTEALPVSAGTAARDGLVDRLVPVAARDFAAEVERMAAALLDAPEDLRRRIAAKAATRRADEEERPLAEYRRAELARMRATFFDPHAPYHALRSAFVRKLPGGCARPLSPADEQATGGIR
- the hypB gene encoding hydrogenase nickel incorporation protein HypB translates to MCDSADVTHAVLAKNDGLAESLRADLARRGVSEVNLLSSPGSGKTELLGRVLARALERRIPVAALTADLATENDAHRLARSGAPVKQLLTDGLCHLEARQLRGHVESWLPQDTALLFVENVGNLVCPASYDLGESLRIVLMAVTEGEDKPLKYPTAFGSAHLVVLTKTDLAEPAGFDEDSFNAHVQRVNPGVEVVRTCARTGDGVDAVLERVLAARDGGPVHRPPLAPHPHGHTHVDPRGASGLTAGRVS
- the hypF gene encoding carbamoyltransferase HypF, with product MTAPTTQAVRRRVTVRGTVQGVGFRPYVHRLATGLALTGFVSNTAYGVLIEVEGPPDDVARFRDRLPAELPPLAAVTEVAIEDLPATGADDAFTIRSTEQSPGRTLLPPDTATCGDCLRELADPADRRHRHPFVTCTHCGPRFTIATGMPYDRAVTTMADFPMCPACAREYGDPGDRRFHAQPVACPDCGPRLRLVPAPGSGIRAARDAEALTTARALLTAGRIVAVKGLGGYHLACDATDARAVDKLRTRKERGDKPFAVMCADLATVQRIAAVSAAERAALTSARRPIVLLRRHASNLAPDVCPGSPHLGVMLPYTPVHTLLFGLPGDPPGPPALVMTSGNRSGEPIVTDDDEALTRLAGLADAWLAHDRVIASPCDDSLLRVRPDGTEQVLRRSRGYVPRPLRLPVAVRPALAVGGDLKNALCVGEGDQAWFGPHIGDMGDLTTLEAAQRAERRLRSLTGVSPELVAADRHPAYHSTRWARRHARQLTASDAAFVQHHHAHIASAMAQHGLDGTTPVIGVAFDGTGYGDDGTVWGGEVLLADFTGYRRFAHLAPAPLPGGDAGVANPCRLALARLWAAGLPWDADLPSVAACAPEELAVLERQVTRQVACVPTSSMGRLFDAVSSLAGVCHRVGYEAQAALELEAAAAAAWGADATAYAFGVGTGPVRWDPAPVLSAIVADLRRGTPAPLIAARFHRGVAQAVSEICRRARRTTGLATVALTGGVFANALLEEGCTELLAADGFTVLRHGEVPPNDGGLALGQLVVAAHLRQEE
- a CDS encoding HypC/HybG/HupF family hydrogenase formation chaperone — protein: MCLAVPGKVVAIDGSADPLTGLIDFGGVQKQACLEYVPDVRVGEYVIVHVGFALQRLDEESALASLKLFEELGLLEEEFGDAWEQAAQEDGTSAASERENSGSEAR
- the hypD gene encoding hydrogenase formation protein HypD — encoded protein: MKYIDEFNDPDLARRLLDEIHATATHPWALMEVCGGQTHSIIRHGIDQLLPEQVELIHGPGCPVCVTPLDVIDQALEIASRQGVIFCSFGDMLRVPGSDRDLFRVKGEGGDVRVVYSPLDALELARRNPDREVVFFAIGFETTAPANAMAVHQARRLGLTNFSLLVSHVRVPPAIEAIMTSPVCRVQGFLAAGHVCSVMGTAEYPQLAERFGVPLVVTGFEPLDILEGIRRAVRQLERGEHRVENAYARAVREAGNPAALRMIEEVFEVTDRNWRGIGRIPLSGWRLAKAFRAYDAEHRFDVGGIRTEEPAECRSGEVLQGLIKPTECAAFGTTCTPRTPLGATMVSSEGACAAYYLYRRMNGPTPQATRATREEMNPVA
- the hypE gene encoding hydrogenase expression/formation protein HypE, with translation MPELADTIDPARWTCPAPLRDQPVVVMGHGGGGALSAELMEQVFAPAYGNATLAALTDSAVLQLGGARLAFSTDSYVVRPLFFPGGSLGDLAVNGTVNDLAMSGARPAYLSAAFVLEEGVELTVVERIARAMGAAAETAGVTIATGDTKVVESGHGDGVYVTTAGVGLVPDGVDIRPQRARPGDAVIVSGPIGLHGVAIMSVREGLEFGVEIASDTAPLADLVAAMLSVTPDIHVLRDPTRGGLAASLNEIARASGTGVRLNERVIPVPDAVANACGFLGLDPLYVANEGRLVAFVPGSAADEVLAAMRAHPQGAGATLIGECVAEHPGMVVVSTGLGGTRVVDLPLGEQLPRIC